The following is a genomic window from Carcharodon carcharias isolate sCarCar2 chromosome 30, sCarCar2.pri, whole genome shotgun sequence.
TAACAAATAGGTTCTGGCTTTCTTAATATGATTTGTCTTAAAGGCTGTTCATCTCTAACAGCTAATAAGCAAGTACAGATTCAGGGAATGGGTgatggggagaatggggtggagattgggaaagaacaaaaggaaatgtTTTTGGGTTGCAAGGCAgagtccacagtattttgcttcttcCTCATAAaatatatattggccttggaggggcaCAGTGCAGATTCACTGGATGATACCAGGTCTAAAGGGGTTAAATTGAGGATGGGTTGCATAAATTTGGCTTGAATTCCCTTGAGTTTAAAACTCTAAGggtaatctaattgaggtgtttaaaatgataaaggggtATGGTAGTTCTATTTCCACTGATAGGGAACAAAAGGCATAATCTTAAAACTAGAGCTAGACCATTTAGATAAGGGTATGAAGGGTTATCAAGCAGTGgtggataaatggagttgaggtacagttTAGCATGATTCAACTGAATAGTGATCCTGGTTTGAGGAGTTGAATGACCTCCTGTTCCTCAACATTGGCATTGGATATATCACATGAAAAAACACAAAATGCGCAACATTTAGCATAGCACTGCCTTGAGTCCACAGGAATTACTGAGGAAGCTGAGTCAGCCAACATGGGATGTGATTAAAGCATAAACAAGACAAGTTGAAGCCTGTTCCGGGGCAGAGTCCAAATCCTCTGTCCTGGGCTGTTTGAGAAGAACCAGTTAGAAACAGGTAAGTAAAATTCAATCTGAGTCAAACACGAATAAATCCAGGAAGTGGTGGTGGGAATTAGTCAACAATGTTTCTGGAAAAGGTTCAGTGTATCTGTTAATCTGCTGCAAATCACAAAATGTGCACATTTCGAGTTGTTGCCTTCAGGAGCAAGGGAAATATCCTGGGTTGTAGCAGTTCCATTGGGGCGAATCCCATTGAGTTACTTACTGCATTGTATGTATGTTTCAGATGGCGGTGTTTCTgagcttcacagtgatgctgctcATCATTCTTCAGACTGACACATCGGGCCTCAGCCCTGCTGATGAAATGGGTAAGAGTTTTCCATTCTCCTGGGTGATTCTGCTAACTCCCACATGTTACTATTAACAGGCAATGTAGTTACTGGTCCAATAAGCTGTAGGAGATTTAAAGCTGTTAAGAATCCGCCAGGTATTGTGTTATTGTTTGTGTATATTCTGATTCCATGCAGCAATAAGATTGGGTGAGATTTCTGAACTGCCACCCCTAGCTTAGCAACAGCTGTTACACAGTCAGAAATGTATTATAAACCAGAGGCTTGAAGATACAGATGGAGGCTTAGACAACAGAAAGTGCAGATAAATATTTTTCACTTTTCATAGCATTCCTAGGCATGTATGAAGATTTGCCCAATTCCTAGATTCCCTGGCTTGGTCAAGGGTTTGCAAAGTTCCGCTCAATTCCTGAACCAGCTGAAGTAGTTAAATTTTCTGTTCAGTTACTTAAAGAGGGATGTAAGTTTTCAGACAGAGCAACTGATGATTGGTATTTGGCTGCACAGAGCAAATCTTGTTTGTTAATTCCTGGTGGGATGGGGGCAGTGTTCTGAAATTCCTTTAGGGTCAGGAGCTTTGGATTTGACAGATCAAATTAAACATGTTTGTTCACTTCTTTGTACTAATTCTTGGATAGGTACTAGTAGTTTAGTCCTTTTACACGGTGTAATTTAGTCCTGTTTTCCAAATCACACAATGCAATGAAATCCTGTAATCAGCCTGGGAATTTGTGCAGCATACAAATTCtggaggtgggaggagagagtggaggAAGGATAATGAGTTTAAGCCACTAACTGAAAAGATTGCTTTAAATGCTGTAACCACTCTGAAAGTGAGTCATAGAAATTACAGTATAGAACAAGGCTAATCAATTCATTGCACTTATGCTAGCCTAGCTTTTCAATTAGCATCTGCTAATTTTCTACCGTCTTTGTGTACAATTTACTTAACCCTGTTCCACTTAATCTCGGCTCAGGTTACTCCAAAGCTATCCGTTTCTTGGCACTCGGTGATTGGGGTGGGCTCCCGTATTCACCATACACGACACCCGTGGAGAAAAGTACTGCCCATCAAATGGGTGTTGTGGCTGAGACGATGGGCACCGACTTTGTTCTCTCTCTGGGGGATAACTTTTATTACAATGGAGTTAACAACCCAACTGATAAAAGATTTCAGGTAATGCAACTGAATTCTCATTTTCCTCACTCACAGAAGAGAAGGTTTATGGGGGAAGGCTCTGGGGAAACCATAAGTGGTTCATAGCTGGGCCTATGTATTGAGCTGCAGATGGGATGGGGTGCGGATGTAGCAGGGCCAATTAATATCAATTAGCATTCTGATAACAGAGCTTTAAAAGAATCTCTAAAATGGACAGCAAGTGCAGGATGGCAAGAACTTCTGTGagcatctgacactgatccagacATGATTACATGCATTTAAATGGAACATTTTACCATATGAAATACTTTAAGGCATTTCACAAcagcaattatcaaacaaaatttgacactgaaggaggggagagtgcgagtgagagaatgaggtttaggaagtgaattccagagcttgggtcatggacagctgaaagcacagccacaaGTGGTGGAGTGAATAAAATTGAGATGTGCAAAAGGCCAGAAATGGAGCAATTTAGAGATTTTGAAGGGTTGTGGGAGGCTgcagagatggggaagggtgaggccatgaatATTAGACTTTAAGTCTTTGCATTAGTCAGAAACAGATGCATATTTATTACTCCCAGTTGCATTGCAGTTTGATGCCATCAAATGTCCCACAGATAAGCAACCTCAAGGAGTGGGGTCAGGGTTCTCAAGAGATAGTATTGAACATCAGTGTATGATGGTATCTGCTTCAAAGGTTCACAAGTCTTAGGTTTATTTGAGGCTAATAGCTTCATAATCAGAGGTTGCAGTGTTCTTTGTGATCACAGGAAACATTTGAGGAAATCTTTTCTGCCAAGTCACTGAAGGACGTGCCCTGGTTTGTTGTAGCAGGAAACCATGATCATTTGGGCAATGTAACTGCACAGATCGAGTATTCCAAAGTTTCCAAAAGATGGTGAGATGGGTTAAGTTTCCTGCAGTTTCCCATTTCTCAAACATCACAACTGTTCCTGATGAATTTGTCTAAAAATTATGTGGTTTGATTTCCAGGAACTTTCCATCTTATTACTATGACTTAAATTTCACCATCGCAGACTCTAATACCACTGTTACAATCCTgatgctagacactgtcctgctctgTGGAAATTCTGATGACTTCCAGGGGAAGGAACCTGAAGCACCAAGAGATCATAAGGTGGCGAACACACAACTGGAGTGGGTCAGGGACAAGCTGAAGAATTCTAGGTATGCACACAATGCATTCTTCCCTGTGGGGAAGAGTCAGATCTGTAACTCTGCAATGTTATTTAACTAGCTGtggaaagaaaaatctttatatagtgcctttcatgtcctCCAAATATCTGAGCTTCAGAGCCAATTAATTACCTttggaaatgcagtcactgttgctatGCAGATAAGgatggccaacatttatcacaCAACACTGATAAGAATCTGGTTGATctattttggttgagggataaatgttgaccaatACATGAGggaaactcctctgctcttcttcaagcgGTACAACATCCACTAAACAGGTAATTGGGATCTTGGTGTAACATCTTGTCAAAAGATGTTGGggaaggcgatggcatagtggtattgtcactggcctagtaatccagtgTAATGCTTTGGGAACTGGATTCGAATCGCGCAACGGGAAACCTGATAACTTCCAGGGGAAGCACCAAGAGATTATAAAATGGCTAACACGCAACTGGAGTGGGTTACGAGGATGACAATGAAATAATGATcctgaaatcattgttgattgttgtaaaagcccatctggttcactaaccccctttagggaaggaaatctgtcagccTTACCTGGTCcagactctgaaatggcctcgcaagccactcctcagttgtatcaaatcactacaAAAGTCACAAAAAATAAATGAAActagatggaccacccggcattgatctAGGCACCGGAACGATcctgcaaggtcctccttactaacttctgggggctagtgccaaaattgggagagctgtctcacagactagtcaaacaacagcctgacatcctcacggaatcgtaccttacaatgtcccagactccaccatcaccatccctgggtatgtcctgtcccaccggcaggacagacccagcagaggtgccagcacagtggtatacagtcgggagtgagttgcccttggagtcctcaacattgactctggaccccatgaagtcttatggccccaggtcaaacatgggcaaggaaacctgctgccgaTTACCaggtaccaccctccctcagctgttgaatcactgctcctccacgttgaacaccagttggaggaagcactgagggtggcaagggcatagaatgtactctgggtgggggacttcaatgtccatcacgaagagtggttcagtagcaccacagctggccgagtcctaaatgacatagttgctagactggtgTGCACCAGGTGTTGATGGAACaaagaagagggaaaaacatagttgatctcatcctcaccaacctgtctgccgcagatgcatctgtccatgacagtattgctgggagtgaccaccacacagtctgtgtggagatgaagtcccacgtTCATATTGAGGAGACCCTCCATcgagttgtgtggcactaccactgtgctaaatgggatagatttggaacagttctagcaactcaagactgggcatccatgaggcactgtgggtcatcagcagcagcagcagaattgtacgcgaacaaaatctgtaacctcatggccactctaccattaccatcaagccaggggatcaatgaagagtgcaggagggcatgccaggaccagcaccaggcatacctaaaaatgagttgtcaacctgatgaagctataacacaggactacttgtgtgccaaacagcataagcagcaagtggtagacagagctatGCAATCCCAcaacaacggatcagatctaagctgtgcagtcctgccacatccagtcatgaatggtggttgacatttaaacaactcactggaggagcaggctccacaaatatccccatcctcaatgatggaggagcccagcacatcagtgcaaaagataaggctgaagcatttgctataagcttcagccagaagtgccgtgtggatgatccatctcggcttcctccagaggtccccagcatcacagatgccagccttcagccaatttgattcactccacatgatatcaagaaacagctgaaagcactggatactgcaaaggccatgggctctgacaatattccggcaataatactgaagacttgtgctccagaagttgccacgcccctagccaagctgttctaatacagctagaacactggcatctacccagctgtgtggaaaattgcccaggtatgtcctgtgcacaaaaagcaggacaaatccgacccggccaattaccgcctcatcagtaaagtaatggaagggagggtcatcagcagtgctatcaagcagcactagcttagcaataacctgctcattgatgcccagtttgggtttcgccagggccactcagctcctgactgcatttgccttggttcaaacatgaaccaaGGAGCTGAACTTGCAGAGTGAAGTGAcagtgagtgcccttgacattaaggcagcatttgatcaagtgtggcatcaaggagcccttgcaaaactggagtcaatgggaagcggGGTATGaccggagtcatacctagcacaaaggaagatggttgtgtttgttggaggtaagtcctctcagctccaggacatcactgcaggagttcctcagggtagtgtcctcggctcaaccatcttcagctgcttcatcaatgaccttccttccatcataaagtcagaagtggggatgttcgctgatgattgcacaatgttcagcaccattcatgattcctcaggtactgaagcagcccatgtccaaatgcagcaagacctggacaatatccaggcttgggctgacatgtggcaagtaacatttgtgctacacaagtgccgggcaatgaccatctccaacaaaagagaatccaaccttcgccccttgatgttcaatggtatttacatcaatgaatcccccactatcaacatcctggggaggttaccattgaccagaaacagaactggactatccatataaataatgtggctacaagagcaggtcagaggctaggaatcgtgcgatgagtaactcacctcctgactccccaaagcctgtccaccatctacaaggcataagtcaggagtgtgatggaatactccccatttgcctggatgagtgcagctcccacaaaactcaagaagctcgacactgtccaggacaaagctgcccgcttgattggcaccacatccaaaaacattcactccctccaccactgatgcacagtagcagcagtgtgtaccatcttcaagatgcactgcaggaattcccctAGGCTgaatagacagcaccttccaaacccacg
Proteins encoded in this region:
- the acp5a gene encoding tartrate-resistant acid phosphatase type 5a, giving the protein MAVFLSFTVMLLIILQTDTSGLSPADEMGYSKAIRFLALGDWGGLPYSPYTTPVEKSTAHQMGVVAETMGTDFVLSLGDNFYYNGVNNPTDKRFQETFEEIFSAKSLKDVPWFVVAGNHDHLGNVTAQIEYSKVSKRWNFPSYYYDLNFTIADSNTTVTILMLDTVLLCGNSDDFQGKEPEAPRDHKVANTQLEWVRDKLKNSRSDFLIVAGHYPVWSIAEHGPTRCLVQKLQPLLIQYRVSAYFCGHDHNLQFIQDGDGIGYVISGAGNFMENSTKHEHLIPKGWLKFFYANISSLGGFAHVEITPDQMTITYIEALGKSLYRTTIPRRSDR